One genomic segment of Melitaea cinxia chromosome 19, ilMelCinx1.1, whole genome shotgun sequence includes these proteins:
- the LOC123662684 gene encoding piggyBac transposable element-derived protein 4-like, protein MDQPNTSKNCPKRRRVVAVTSEDFENTLQTWLEKETEGDFSDVDDDQADPDFFLQSDHETESEQSEDEQEHENQLQTRPTSVPLVDVNRTSRSETTSPISILSGNQKYYYGKNGYKWSSEEPVNRSSRTASHNIVDIPPRQPKTFIDSESLWLELFDTKMIDTIVTCTNQKLSQVCTKYKNPDKVELRPTDREEMKAFLGLLFYTSVFKSNHENTKCIFATDGSGREIFRCVMSQFRFLTLLNYIRFDDSNSRSQRLETDPLAAISEIFGLFIANCKKAYTPGAYLCVDEMLVPFRGRCKFIIYMPKKPAKYGLKILVVCDAETFYVHNAYIYHGKDSDGLGLPETERKLAIPTQSVLRLCKDFEKTNRNITADNWFSSIELMERLKDRGLTYVGTLKKNKRHIPPEFQASKTRSPESSLHGFTKDFTIVSYVPKKSKAVLLISSMHHTKQLDPLTKKPEIIMDYNKTKGGVDEIDKKCSNYSSSRRTRRWPLAIFFRVLDLSGVNAYALYKTCTAVPNISRAQFLQDLARSLVLPHLKRRVYNNRLPRELRLTISRVLGTDKPPEPEITAPEDTEAARKTCKICPSRLKRRTKYSCIECRKAICLGCSKTVCVECADNK, encoded by the coding sequence ATGGATCAACCAAATACTTCAAAAAATTGTCCCAAAAGAAGAAGAGTGGTTGCAGTTACTAGTGAGGACTTCGAAAATACTCTACAAACTTGGTTAGAAAAGGAAACGGAGGGTGATTTTAGCGACGTTGACGATGATCAGGCAGACCCAGACTTCTTCTTGCAATCTGATCACGAAACCGAATCCGAACAGTCAGAAGACGAACAAGAGCATGAGAATCAGCTACAAACTAGACCGACCAGTGTGCCTCTTGTTGATGTCAACCGAACTTCAAGATCCGAAACTACGAGtcctatttcaattttatctgGTAATCAAAAGTATTATTACGGAAAAAATGGGTACAAGTGGTCATCTGAAGAACCTGTTAACAGATCAAGTCGTACAGCAAGTCACAATATTGTTGATATTCCACCACGTCAACCCAAAACATTCATCGACTCGGAATCTTTATGGCTTGAGCTATTTGACACGAAAATGATTGATACAATTGTTACTTGTACTAATCAAAAACTTTCACAGGTTTGCACAAAGTACAAAAATCCAGACAAAGTTGAACTTAGACCAACCGATCGCGAAGAAATGAAAGCTTTCTtgggtttattattttatacctcaGTTTTCAAATCAAATCACGAAAATACCAAATGCATTTTTGCTACTGATGGTTCCGGGCGTGAAATTTTTCGCTGCGTAATGTCTCAATTCCGATTTCTCACCCTCCTAAACTACATTCGTTTCGATGACAGTAACAGTAGATCACAACGCCTTGAAACGGACCCATTGGCTGCAATTTCAGAAATTTTTGGGCTGTTCATTGCCAATTGCAAGAAAGCATATACTCCCGGAGCATACTTATGTGTAGATGAGATGCTAGTTCCATTTAGAGGCagatgtaaatttattatttatatgcccAAAAAGCCGGCCAAGTATGGCCTAAAAATTTTAGTTGTTTGTGACGCAGAAACCTTTTATGTACATAATGCATACATCTACCACGGAAAAGACTCTGATGGGCTAGGACTACCAGAAACCGAGAGAAAGCTTGCCATCCCAACTCAGTCTGTATTACGTTTGTGTAAGGATTTTGAAAAAACCAATAGAAATATTACAGCTGACAATTGGTTTAGCTCCATAGAATTGATGGAACGGTTAAAAGATAGGGGTCTCACTTACGTTGGAacactgaaaaaaaataaaagacacaTCCCACCTGAATTTCAAGCATCTAAAACTCGTTCGCCTGAATCGTCGCTACACGGCTTCACGAAAGACTTCACTATTGTGTCTTACGTCCCCAAAAAGTCAAAAGCagtgttattaatatcttctaTGCACCACACAAAGCAATTGGATCCACTAACAAAAAAGCCGGAAATTATAAtggattataataaaacaaaaggggGTGTTGACgaaatcgataaaaaatgttCGAATTATTCATCAAGTCGTAGAACCCGACGTTGGCCTCTCGCTATTTTTTTTAGAGTCTTGGACTTGAGTGGAGTCAATGCCTATGCTCTGTACAAGACCTGCACTGCCGTTCCTAATATTTCTAGAGCTCAGTTTCTCCAGGATCTTGCTCGCAGTTTGGTCTTACCACACCTAAAACGTCGAGTGTATAATAATCGTTTACCAAGAGAGCTGCGATTGACAATATCACGCGTACTAGGTACAGATAAACCACCAGAACCTGAAATAACTGCCCCTGAAGATACAGAAGCAGCGAGAAAAACATGTAAAATTTGTCCATCAAGACTCAAAAGACGTACTAAGTACAGCTGCATCGAATGTCGCAAGGCTATCTGTCTCGGATGTTCAAAAACAGTATGCGTGGAATGTGCAGacaataagtaa